Below is a genomic region from Xanthocytophaga agilis.
TGCAGAGAAAGAACGATGGAGTGTACAACTGTCAGAGATGCTTCGTCAAAAAGGGGTACTAGTCAGCAAGCCGGATATCATAGCAAAAACTGGTTGGACAACAGAAGAACTGGCAGATGCTATTGCAAAAAGTGGAAATACAAAGACCTATGATCTTGTCTCACTTTTAATTGGCGTAAACAATCAATATCGTGGGCAAAGTACTGAACGCTATCGGAAAGAATTGAGCGAGTTATTAAAAACATCAATTCATTATGCAAAGGGAAATCCGAAGCATGTTTTTGTTCTTTCTATACCCGATTGGGGAGTAACACCTGCAGGTGAAAGTCGGGATAGACAACAAGTGGCTAAAGAGATAAATGCATTCAATGCAGTTTGTCAGGAAGAGTGTAAGAAGGCAGGTATTGTCTTTTTTGATATCACACCTTTATCACGCACAGCTGCCACAGATAAAAATCTGATTGCCAGTGATCAGCTACATTTTTCAGGAAAGATGTATCAGCAATGGGCTACTC
It encodes:
- a CDS encoding SGNH/GDSL hydrolase family protein, with product MLTVVSTFVACLSCQQPPNSQSSIMQQPPSSIQISFLSLGDSYTIGESVAEKERWSVQLSEMLRQKGVLVSKPDIIAKTGWTTEELADAIAKSGNTKTYDLVSLLIGVNNQYRGQSTERYRKELSELLKTSIHYAKGNPKHVFVLSIPDWGVTPAGESRDRQQVAKEINAFNAVCQEECKKAGIVFFDITPLSRTAATDKNLIASDQLHFSGKMYQQWATHVLEGVIELIK